One region of Culex pipiens pallens isolate TS chromosome 2, TS_CPP_V2, whole genome shotgun sequence genomic DNA includes:
- the LOC120416836 gene encoding uncharacterized protein LOC120416836 isoform X1: MACSSPAAALLKSPPTALQLLLEEINFQRTKEMRQLLKDDGGFVVLQGTTYWTDLFVRHFLFQTEKRHTIDCDDLLFFVRKKHVKGSSRVMPKYETEIEVFRKDSRKLPIGDPDVDWEETVYLNLVIHQFDYTLTLAICTRTSPKELQVLRRHSQKVYASPSRRKMDTKGESEEITYPHICFMVDNFDEVFHDILVRDGEMVCVELVASDRDGSVQGVIFLGSIRYDALKKVYDARQSSLSTKVAQRMSFGLFSSGGPSTRCEFVRMKGPQGKGHAEMAVTKPKGSGVETPTSEPGFCATDMWDSEWEEDCDEYYNYRHQRRLSDPSANLNNFSRYGWRTKNANDSSSYGGTKARSENEGLDCLANEVSEIEAGDLRDDRPVSSVSDSKLAASSAPPTHGSLGRHCEDAAPVKPRLRKTSSGSQAGCCNCFGPRKRWSDTGSAQMSDVYYVQCARCEQEALELADSPACLSKVTKGRSTMKHSSLLIVESEIEYGSGKKKGGGSDKKSPKKEKKVQSPRKKSGNNNKSEKGAQEEEYEIADDAVSLNGDLGDDVAKMGMMNELDANQMIRVNGREEFPVEETKTKAITQQQKTKAVELPKVHGEGIKEHREKKSSKTQSTASSTTSSNSRFSLIYRKTSNKLSLKSKYPSVDSSTENANDKPNRRNSTSSSSNKQEDVNGNNSGTKSDPEQEPESSPEQDRRDSANIIEALRTLRAKKACSTLPKVKKPTYNSFYLRPHSMSGRPVDHVPKKRTPDGTDIYYWCDYHPKKKELDDGAYNPLWTTKGFTQTFHFWKENRRQQSTPLNAFLTYVTLPWWSIAKDLLDHREQPILTF; this comes from the exons ATGGCCTGCAGTTCGCCAGCTGCTGCCCTGCTCAAGTCTCCGCCGACGGCTCTTCAGCTGCTGCTGGAAGAGATCAACTTCCAGCGGACCAAGGAGATGCGGCAGCTGCTGAAAGACG ACGGTGGCTTCGTCGTGCTGCAGGGCACCACCTACTGGACGGACCTGTTCGTGCGGCACTTTCTGTTCCAAACGGAGAAACGCCACACCATCGACTGCGACGATCTGCTGTTCTTCGTGCGCAAGAAGCACGTCAAGGGCTCGTCCCGGGTCATGCCCAAGTACGAGACGGAGATCGAGGTGTTCCGCAAGGACTCGCGCAAGCTGCCGATCGGCGACCCGGACGTGGACTGGGAGGAAACGGTTTACCTCAACTTGGTGATTCACCAGTTTGACTACACGCTCACGTTGGCCATTTGTACGCGCACGTCGCCGAAGGAGCTGCAGGTGCTGCGGAGACACTCGCAGAAGGTGTACGCGTCGCCGAGCCGCCGGAAGATGGACACCAAGGGCGAGAGCGAGGAGATTACGTACCCGCACATCTGCTTCATGGTGGACAACTTTGACGAGGTGTTTCACGACATTCTGGTGCGGGACGGGGAGATGGTGTGCGTGGAGCTGGTGGCGTCGGATCGGGATGGGAGCGTTCAGGGGGTGATCTTTTTGGGGTCGATTCGGTACGACGCGCTGAAGAAGGTGTACGATGCGAGG CAATCGAGTCTCAGCACCAAGGTAGCGCAGCGCATGTCCTTCGGACTGTTCAGTTCCGGAGGTCCGTCGACCCGGTGTGAGTTTGTCCGGATGAAGGGACCTCAGGGCAAGGGTCACGCGGAGATGGCCGTGACCAAGCCGAAGGGCTCCGGCGTTGAGACACCAACCAGTGAGCCTGG CTTCTGCGCCACCGACATGTGGGACTCGGAGTGGGAGGAGGACTGCGACGAGTACTACAACTATCGCCACCAACGAAGACTGAGCGATCCGAGCGCCAACCTGAACAACTTCAGCCGGTACGGGTGGCGCACCAAGAACGCGAACGACTCGTCGTCGTACGGCGGAACGAAGGCCCGCTCGGAGAACGAGGGGCTGGACTGTCTCGCGAACGAGGTGTCCGAGATCGAGGCCGGCGATTTGAGAGATG ATCGTCCTGTTTCCTCGGTGTCCGATTCGAAGTTGGCCGCCTCGTCCGCTCCGCCCACCCACGGTTCGCTGGGCCGACACTGCGAAGACGCAGCACCGGTCAAGCCCCGGCTCCGGAAGACCAGCAGCGGTAGTCAGGCCGGTTGTTGCAACTGTTTTGGGCCGCGAAAGCGCTGGAGCGATACCGGGTCGGCTCAGATGTCGGACGTATACTACGTTCAGTGTGCCCGTTGCGAGCAGGAAGCGCTGGAGCTGGCCGATTCGCCGGCCTGCTTGAGCAAGGTCACCAAGGGAAGGTCGACGATGAAGCACAGCAGTCTGCTGATCGTGGAGAGTGAGATAGAGTACGGGAGTGGGAAGAAGAAGGGCGGAGGGTCGGACAAGAAGAGTCCCAAGAAGGAAAAGAAGGTGCAATCGCCGCGGAAGAAGAGCGGGAACAATAACAAGAGTGAGAAGGGAGCTCAGGAAGAGGAGTACGAGATAGCAGACGATGCCGTTTCGTTGAACGGAGATCTGGGTGATGACGTGGCCAAGATGGGCATGATGAACGAGCTGGACGCGAATCAGATGATTCGGGTTAACGGGAGGGAAGAGTTTCCGGTGGAGGAAACGAAAACTAAAGCAATTACGCAGCAACAAAAGACCAAGGCAGTCGAACTGCCCAAGGTGCATGGGGAAGGTATCAAGGAGCACCGGGAGAAAAAGTCCAGCAAGACACAGTCTACAGCTTCCAGCACAACTAGCAGCAACAGTAGATTTTCTCTCATTTATCGTAAGACTAGTAATAAGTTATCGCTAAAGAGCAAATATCCCTCCGTGGATAGCAGTACTGAGAATGCTAACGATAAGCCTAACCGTAGAAATAGTACCAGCAGCAGTAGCAACAAGCAAGAAGACGTCAATGGAAACAACAGCGGCACCAAGAGTGATCCCGAACAGGAACCGGAGTCTTCCCCCGAGCAGGACCGGCGTGACAGTGCCAACATAATCGAAGCGTTACGGACGTTACGAGCGAAGAAAGCGTGCTCGACGCTACCCAAAGTCAAGAAACCGACCTACAACAGCTTCTATCTGAGGCCGCACAGTATGAGCGGACGACCGGTGGATCATGTCCCCAAAAAGCGAACGCCGGACGGGACGGACATCTACTACTGGTGTGACTACCACCCCAAGAAGAAAG AGCTCGACGACGGCGCGTACAACCCGCTATGGACGACCAAGGGCTTCACGCAGACGTTCCACTTCTGGAAGGAGAACCGGCGCCAGCAGTCGACGCCGCTGAACGCGTTCCTCACCTACGTGACGCTGCCTTGGTGGAGCATAGCGAAGG ACCTTCTGGATCATCGCGAACAGCCAATACTGACGTTCTAA
- the LOC120416836 gene encoding uncharacterized protein KIAA0930 homolog isoform X2: MACSSPAAALLKSPPTALQLLLEEINFQRTKEMRQLLKDDGGFVVLQGTTYWTDLFVRHFLFQTEKRHTIDCDDLLFFVRKKHVKGSSRVMPKYETEIEVFRKDSRKLPIGDPDVDWEETVYLNLVIHQFDYTLTLAICTRTSPKELQVLRRHSQKVYASPSRRKMDTKGESEEITYPHICFMVDNFDEVFHDILVRDGEMVCVELVASDRDGSVQGVIFLGSIRYDALKKVYDARQSSLSTKVAQRMSFGLFSSGGPSTRCEFVRMKGPQGKGHAEMAVTKPKGSGVETPTSEPGFCATDMWDSEWEEDCDEYYNYRHQRRLSDPSANLNNFSRYGWRTKNANDSSSYGGTKARSENEGLDCLANEVSEIEAGDLRDELDDGAYNPLWTTKGFTQTFHFWKENRRQQSTPLNAFLTYVTLPWWSIAKDLLDHREQPILTF, encoded by the exons ATGGCCTGCAGTTCGCCAGCTGCTGCCCTGCTCAAGTCTCCGCCGACGGCTCTTCAGCTGCTGCTGGAAGAGATCAACTTCCAGCGGACCAAGGAGATGCGGCAGCTGCTGAAAGACG ACGGTGGCTTCGTCGTGCTGCAGGGCACCACCTACTGGACGGACCTGTTCGTGCGGCACTTTCTGTTCCAAACGGAGAAACGCCACACCATCGACTGCGACGATCTGCTGTTCTTCGTGCGCAAGAAGCACGTCAAGGGCTCGTCCCGGGTCATGCCCAAGTACGAGACGGAGATCGAGGTGTTCCGCAAGGACTCGCGCAAGCTGCCGATCGGCGACCCGGACGTGGACTGGGAGGAAACGGTTTACCTCAACTTGGTGATTCACCAGTTTGACTACACGCTCACGTTGGCCATTTGTACGCGCACGTCGCCGAAGGAGCTGCAGGTGCTGCGGAGACACTCGCAGAAGGTGTACGCGTCGCCGAGCCGCCGGAAGATGGACACCAAGGGCGAGAGCGAGGAGATTACGTACCCGCACATCTGCTTCATGGTGGACAACTTTGACGAGGTGTTTCACGACATTCTGGTGCGGGACGGGGAGATGGTGTGCGTGGAGCTGGTGGCGTCGGATCGGGATGGGAGCGTTCAGGGGGTGATCTTTTTGGGGTCGATTCGGTACGACGCGCTGAAGAAGGTGTACGATGCGAGG CAATCGAGTCTCAGCACCAAGGTAGCGCAGCGCATGTCCTTCGGACTGTTCAGTTCCGGAGGTCCGTCGACCCGGTGTGAGTTTGTCCGGATGAAGGGACCTCAGGGCAAGGGTCACGCGGAGATGGCCGTGACCAAGCCGAAGGGCTCCGGCGTTGAGACACCAACCAGTGAGCCTGG CTTCTGCGCCACCGACATGTGGGACTCGGAGTGGGAGGAGGACTGCGACGAGTACTACAACTATCGCCACCAACGAAGACTGAGCGATCCGAGCGCCAACCTGAACAACTTCAGCCGGTACGGGTGGCGCACCAAGAACGCGAACGACTCGTCGTCGTACGGCGGAACGAAGGCCCGCTCGGAGAACGAGGGGCTGGACTGTCTCGCGAACGAGGTGTCCGAGATCGAGGCCGGCGATTTGAGAGATG AGCTCGACGACGGCGCGTACAACCCGCTATGGACGACCAAGGGCTTCACGCAGACGTTCCACTTCTGGAAGGAGAACCGGCGCCAGCAGTCGACGCCGCTGAACGCGTTCCTCACCTACGTGACGCTGCCTTGGTGGAGCATAGCGAAGG ACCTTCTGGATCATCGCGAACAGCCAATACTGACGTTCTAA